From Chryseobacterium shandongense, the proteins below share one genomic window:
- a CDS encoding C4-dicarboxylate ABC transporter, which produces MMFNWLSLVTGLFYIVLGVVVIIYKFFFTILEPGVAYALGVLLILYGVFRIYRAISKIKNADHEK; this is translated from the coding sequence ATGATGTTCAATTGGTTATCCCTCGTTACGGGATTGTTTTATATCGTTTTGGGAGTTGTGGTTATTATCTACAAATTTTTTTTTACCATTCTGGAACCCGGCGTGGCATATGCACTAGGCGTATTGCTTATCCTGTATGGTGTTTTCAGAATCTACAGAGCGATTTCAAAAATTAAAAATGCAGATCATGAGAAATAG